One Acidimicrobiia bacterium DNA segment encodes these proteins:
- a CDS encoding N-acyl homoserine lactonase family protein, producing the protein MTVTISPLDCGSLIAPRSRFEQEAIDEPVELPVPAWLVHHRRVTVLFDTGMHPDLTGPGEFTDTVGLVFDVGLTADQLVDRRLEAAGVSATDIDVVVLSHLHFDHTGGLGLLPDARVVVQRDEWTAGADDNLAAASGFRAAEYRLGHDVTLADGDHDLFGDGLVTCIATPGHTPGHQSLRVRLAHVEVVLAADCAYFTATLDGGLLPPFGHDLAAHAASLDRLRAMRAAGTDVIPGHDRAVFDALPARMV; encoded by the coding sequence GTGACCGTCACTATCTCGCCACTCGACTGCGGCTCTCTCATCGCTCCGCGCAGCAGGTTCGAACAGGAGGCCATCGACGAGCCGGTAGAGCTGCCGGTCCCCGCCTGGCTGGTGCACCACCGGCGCGTCACGGTCCTGTTCGACACCGGCATGCATCCTGATCTCACCGGTCCCGGTGAGTTCACCGACACCGTCGGGCTCGTCTTCGACGTGGGGCTCACCGCCGATCAGCTAGTGGACCGGCGGCTGGAGGCCGCCGGTGTGAGCGCCACCGACATCGACGTCGTGGTGCTCTCGCACCTGCACTTCGACCACACCGGCGGCCTCGGACTGCTCCCGGACGCCCGCGTGGTGGTTCAGCGGGACGAGTGGACCGCAGGCGCCGACGACAACCTGGCGGCCGCAAGCGGCTTCCGGGCCGCCGAGTACCGCCTCGGTCACGACGTGACCCTGGCCGATGGGGATCACGACCTGTTCGGCGACGGGCTCGTCACCTGCATCGCGACGCCAGGGCACACGCCGGGCCACCAGTCGCTGCGTGTCCGCCTCGCCCACGTCGAGGTCGTGCTCGCCGCCGACTGCGCCTACTTCACCGCCACGCTCGACGGTGGGCTGCTGCCTCCGTTCGGTCACGACCTTGCGGCGCACGCCGCCAGCCTCGACCGTCTCCGTGCCATGCGGGCTGCCGGCACCGACGTCATCCCCGGTCACGACCGCGCCGTCTTCGACGCGCTGCCGGCCCGGATGGTCTGA